The Sander vitreus isolate 19-12246 chromosome 5, sanVit1, whole genome shotgun sequence genome includes a region encoding these proteins:
- the LOC144517568 gene encoding P2X purinoceptor 4a-like: MTAGFCQRCLHYMFDYETPKTLVIPNIGVGCVFRFTQLLVVLYVVGYVCVVQKAYQETDSVISSVTTKVKGFSFTNTTDMDPRFWDVADYVIPSQGDNSFFVITNMVVTPNQTQSRCPELPNPSTTCVDDCDCIEGHSDPRGNGIQTGLCKNYSTTAKTCEVLSWCPLEIDTKLPKHALLASAENFTVLIKNSITYPKFNVHRRNILPHINSSYLKRCEFNRATDPDCPIFRLKNIVSEAGEEFQDMAVKGGVLGIIIDWSCDLDWWAGKCYPKYSFRRLDSKHPVNNVAPGYNFRFAKYYKTQDGEETRTLIKAYGIRFDVIVFGTAGKFGIVPTIVNLGAALSFLSLVPVVTDWFLLSCTSKRDLYSKHKVTNLNEDVETESVSMGTGTSYGTQ; this comes from the exons ATGACTGCAGGCTTCTGTCAGCGCTGTCTGCATTACATGTTTGACTATGAAACACCTAAAACACTGGTTATTCCAAACATTGGGGTAGGATGTGTCTTCAGGTTCACCCAGCTTCTGGTGGTGCTGTATGTGGTGGG gtatgtgtgtgtggtgcagaaGGCCTACCAGGAGACAGACTCTGTCATCAGTAGCGTCACCACCAAAGTCAAAGGTTTTTCCTTCACCAACACAACTGACATGGACCCCCGATTTTGGGATGTGGCTGATTATGTTATCCCATCCCAG GGTGACAACTCATTCTTTGTTATAACCAATATGGTTGTTACCCCCAATCAGACTCAGTCACGTTGTCCTGAG CTTCCAAACCCATCAACTACTTGTGTGGATGATTGTGACTGCATCGAAGGACACAGTGATCCTCGAGGCAATG GTATACAGACAGGGCTGTGTAAGAACTATTCCACGACTGCCAAGACCTGCGAAGTGCTCTCATGGTGCCCTCTTGAAATAGACACTAAGCTGCCCAA ACATGCACTGCTGGCTTCAGCAGAGAACTTCACTGTGTTGATCAAAAACAGCATAACATACCCGAAGTTCAACGTTCACAG AAGAAATATTCTGCCACATATTAACTCCTCGTACCTGAAGAGGTGTGAATTCAATCGTGCAACAGACCCTGACTGCCCCATATTTCGCCTGAAAAACATCGTCTCAGAGGCTGGAGAGGAATTTCAAGACATGGCTGTAAAG GGTGGTGTCCTCGGTATTATTATTGACTGGAGCTGTGACCTGGATTGGTGGGCAGGGAAATGTTACCCCAAGTACAGCTTCCGCAGGCTGGACAGCAAACATCCGGTCAATAATGTTGCTCCTGGATACAACTTTAG GTTTGCAAAATACTACAAGACCCAAGATGGAGAGGAAACTAGAACCTTAATCAAAGCATACGGGATTCGGTTTGACGTCATTGTATTTGGAACT GCAGGAAAATTTGGAATTGTACCAACAATAGTGAACTTGGGGGCAGCATTATCTTTCCTAAGTTTG GTTCCCGTTGTTACTGACTGGTTTTTGCTGTCATGCACGAGTAAAAGAGATCTTTACAGCAAACATAAAGTCACAAATCTGAATGAAGACGTTGAAACTGAATCA GTGTCGATGGGAACAGGCACCAGCTATGGAACCCAGTAA